The Candidatus Hydrogenedens sp. genome includes a region encoding these proteins:
- the zwf gene encoding glucose-6-phosphate dehydrogenase, with translation MPISNSSLQKNLTVVVIGASGDLSLRKIFPAFYALFAKKLLPQKFRIIGFARTDMNNESFREKIRAFLLSQAHNTQDLDEFLTRCFYCRGNYDEYQDYEKIGKLIKELEEGKLSNKIYYLAIPPFLFLTVSNALAHSNLIHSQGEDVWTRVVVEKPFGRDRESSDELTAGLQKVFREEQVYRIDHYLAKEVIQNLMVLRFANLILEPLWNRQYIQNVRISWMEDIGIEGRGGYFDEYGIIRDVMQNHLLQMVALVAMEQPIKLEADYIRDEKVKVLRCISPITLSQLVIGQYGPGILQCKKCEVKHGYREEEGVPKDSITPTYAAVSLFVKNRRWDGVPFLLRAGKGLSKRMTEIKIQYREVPGNIFTETAPQLLPNELIIRVQPDAMIALRIVNKIPGLSLVLGESNLDLSYESAFVTPVPDAYELLLLDIIRGDKSLFIRSDELEAAWDIFSPVLHEMEKKRIQPVIYPFGSDGPYTADLLASKYGTAW, from the coding sequence ATGCCTATTAGTAATTCATCATTACAAAAAAATTTAACGGTTGTAGTTATAGGGGCTTCAGGTGACCTTTCGTTACGTAAGATATTCCCCGCTTTTTATGCATTGTTTGCTAAAAAATTATTGCCTCAGAAATTTAGAATTATTGGCTTTGCAAGAACGGATATGAATAACGAGTCATTTCGAGAGAAGATAAGGGCTTTTTTATTGAGTCAGGCTCACAATACCCAAGATTTAGATGAATTTTTAACGAGATGTTTTTACTGTAGAGGTAATTATGATGAGTATCAGGATTATGAAAAGATAGGAAAGTTAATAAAGGAGTTGGAAGAAGGGAAGTTATCGAATAAGATTTATTATCTTGCTATACCTCCATTCTTATTTCTAACAGTATCGAATGCCCTTGCCCACTCTAATCTTATCCATAGTCAAGGGGAAGATGTATGGACACGGGTTGTGGTAGAAAAACCATTTGGAAGGGATAGAGAGAGTTCTGATGAGTTAACCGCAGGATTGCAGAAAGTTTTTAGAGAAGAACAAGTATATCGTATTGACCATTATCTTGCGAAAGAGGTGATTCAAAATCTAATGGTTTTGCGATTTGCTAATTTAATACTGGAACCGCTATGGAATCGGCAGTATATACAAAATGTCCGTATATCATGGATGGAGGATATTGGTATTGAAGGTCGAGGTGGATATTTTGATGAATATGGAATAATTAGGGATGTAATGCAAAATCATTTGTTGCAGATGGTCGCATTAGTTGCAATGGAACAGCCTATAAAATTAGAAGCGGATTATATTCGTGATGAAAAAGTAAAGGTGTTAAGATGTATTTCTCCTATTACATTATCGCAATTGGTTATAGGGCAGTATGGTCCTGGTATTTTGCAGTGTAAGAAATGTGAGGTTAAACATGGATATCGCGAAGAAGAAGGGGTTCCAAAAGATTCAATTACCCCTACCTATGCAGCAGTATCTTTATTTGTTAAAAATCGGAGATGGGATGGAGTTCCCTTTTTACTGAGAGCAGGAAAAGGATTATCAAAAAGGATGACGGAAATAAAAATTCAGTATAGGGAAGTTCCAGGAAATATTTTTACAGAGACAGCACCACAACTTTTACCTAATGAATTAATTATTCGAGTTCAGCCAGATGCTATGATTGCTTTAAGGATTGTTAATAAAATTCCTGGATTGTCACTTGTGCTTGGAGAATCTAATCTTGATTTGTCCTATGAATCTGCATTTGTAACACCTGTTCCGGATGCATACGAACTACTGTTATTAGATATAATTCGTGGAGATAAAAGTTTATTTATCCGTTCCGATGAGTTAGAAGCAGCATGGGATATTTTTAGTCCTGTTTTACATGAGATGGAGAAGAAACGAATTCAGCCTGTAATATATCCATTTGGTTCAGATGGACCATATACGGCTGATTTATTAGCAAGTAAATATGGTACCGCATGGTAA